From Crassaminicella indica, one genomic window encodes:
- a CDS encoding glycosyl hydrolase family 18 protein, which produces MRSSSSIIYTVQTGDTLYNIARRFNTTIEDIMKLNGLTSTELIPGQRLKIPLYTEVIVNVDVANIRKGPGTYYPIIAQMNRNARLPEVGAWKDWKKVKLFDNNKGWIRKDLVKVYIHDGERPIIGNLGFYTLEEGPTLPSSYDSFVKNTFAISETGLFLFQINKNNPTEIVKFGDFTDEYVKDIVSIAHRQNIKALPVVHNLLYKDGGTKTSKDVVKTLVSNKQNRQAFIQNVIKLIEKYDFDGVNIDIEDVYLEDSKNLSALYTELGEALRKKGYYLSGSIPARVSDEPFNPFSDPFDYEIIGKAVDEFVVMLYNEHGWPGSGPGPVVSIGWMDRVLNYAKSKMMAEKIVGAVSVFGFDFNLTTGKNTYVTYDMAMKLADKYNKEIIFDEKTQTPTFAYVDEQGNQHEVWFENKDSIYEKAKKVWELGVKGLALWRLGMEDPNMWPMLKEDVVIKK; this is translated from the coding sequence ATGCGGAGTAGTTCAAGTATTATTTATACTGTTCAAACTGGAGATACGCTATACAATATTGCTAGAAGATTTAATACAACAATAGAGGATATTATGAAATTAAATGGATTAACTAGTACGGAATTAATACCTGGTCAACGTCTTAAAATTCCTCTATATACGGAGGTAATTGTCAATGTGGATGTTGCAAACATTCGCAAAGGACCTGGTACTTATTATCCAATAATAGCACAAATGAATAGAAATGCACGTCTTCCTGAAGTAGGAGCTTGGAAGGATTGGAAAAAAGTGAAGTTGTTTGATAATAATAAAGGATGGATTCGAAAAGATTTGGTAAAGGTATATATACATGACGGAGAAAGACCAATAATAGGGAATTTAGGGTTTTATACGCTAGAAGAAGGACCTACATTACCTAGTTCTTATGATTCTTTTGTGAAGAATACATTTGCTATATCGGAAACAGGGCTTTTCTTATTTCAAATTAATAAGAATAATCCAACAGAAATTGTAAAATTTGGGGATTTTACAGATGAGTATGTAAAAGATATTGTATCTATTGCTCATAGGCAGAATATTAAAGCTTTACCTGTTGTGCATAATTTATTATACAAAGATGGAGGAACAAAAACCTCAAAAGATGTAGTAAAAACTTTAGTTTCAAATAAGCAAAATCGTCAAGCATTTATTCAAAATGTTATCAAGCTTATTGAAAAATATGATTTTGATGGAGTAAATATTGATATTGAAGATGTTTATTTAGAAGACAGTAAAAATTTATCAGCGCTGTATACAGAACTAGGAGAAGCCTTAAGAAAAAAAGGATACTATCTATCAGGATCTATTCCTGCTAGAGTAAGTGATGAGCCATTTAATCCTTTCTCTGATCCATTTGATTATGAGATAATTGGAAAGGCAGTAGATGAATTTGTTGTAATGCTTTATAATGAGCATGGATGGCCTGGAAGTGGGCCAGGGCCTGTTGTTTCAATAGGATGGATGGACAGAGTATTAAATTATGCAAAGAGTAAAATGATGGCGGAAAAAATTGTAGGTGCTGTTTCTGTATTTGGATTTGATTTTAATCTAACTACAGGGAAAAACACTTATGTAACTTATGATATGGCTATGAAGCTTGCAGATAAATACAATAAGGAAATTATTTTTGATGAAAAGACACAAACACCAACCTTTGCTTATGTTGATGAACAAGGAAATCAACATGAAGTATGGTTTGAAAATAAAGATAGTATTTATGAAAAGGCTAAAAAAGTATGGGAATTAGGTGTAAAAGGACTTGCACTTTGGAGACTTGGCATGGAGGATCCAAATATGTGGCCAATGCTTAAAGAAGACGTAGTAATAAAAAAATGA
- a CDS encoding phage holin family protein: protein MEEKKKERNNTSIGGMLLRILVSMIVLAVAAFLTPYFSIAGWIPLLLAAIAIGIIDYLIESFTGFDASPFGRGITGFVVSAVIIYLTGTLVRGVNVTFLGAILAAFAIGIINMIIPGRSVL, encoded by the coding sequence TTGGAAGAGAAAAAAAAGGAAAGAAATAATACTAGTATAGGAGGTATGCTATTAAGAATTTTAGTATCAATGATTGTATTAGCAGTTGCTGCATTTTTAACACCATATTTTTCGATAGCTGGATGGATTCCTTTACTTTTAGCTGCAATAGCTATTGGGATCATAGATTATTTAATAGAAAGCTTTACTGGATTTGATGCTTCTCCTTTTGGTAGAGGGATTACAGGATTTGTTGTGTCAGCAGTAATTATTTACTTAACAGGAACGCTTGTTAGAGGTGTGAATGTAACATTTTTAGGAGCAATTTTAGCAGCATTTGCTATAGGGATTATCAATATGATTATTCCTGGAAGAAGTGTATTATAA
- a CDS encoding DUF421 domain-containing protein produces MHMIHTAIELIVGFIALFIIMKILGKRQLSQITPFDFISALVLGELLGNAIYDKETDILHVLFAMSLWGLLMFVIELITQKFMKTRALLEENPSILIRKGKIDRNELKKNKLDINEFLNLLRQKDVFSIREIEYVILESDGKISILKKSDYTTPTRKDLNLPAKPVYLPITLISDGVVLWDNVRASGFNENWLKAQLEAQNIKKFEDVFYAEWLEDDGLFIQPFEKK; encoded by the coding sequence ATGCATATGATTCATACAGCTATTGAACTCATTGTTGGATTTATAGCACTATTTATAATCATGAAAATTTTAGGAAAAAGACAGCTTAGTCAAATCACTCCCTTTGATTTTATTTCTGCTCTTGTTTTAGGCGAACTATTAGGAAATGCAATATACGATAAAGAAACAGATATTCTTCACGTTCTATTTGCTATGTCTTTGTGGGGATTATTAATGTTTGTTATCGAGCTTATAACACAAAAGTTTATGAAAACTAGAGCTCTTTTAGAAGAAAATCCTTCCATTTTAATCCGTAAAGGAAAAATTGATCGAAATGAATTGAAAAAAAACAAACTAGATATAAATGAATTTTTAAATTTGCTCAGGCAAAAAGATGTTTTTTCCATACGTGAAATTGAATATGTTATCTTAGAATCAGATGGAAAAATTTCTATATTAAAAAAATCAGATTATACAACACCAACAAGAAAAGATTTAAACTTGCCAGCAAAGCCAGTCTATTTACCAATCACCTTAATAAGTGATGGCGTAGTTTTATGGGATAATGTAAGAGCTAGTGGATTTAATGAAAATTGGTTAAAAGCACAGCTCGAAGCTCAAAACATCAAAAAGTTTGAAGATGTTTTTTATGCAGAATGGCTTGAAGATGATGGATTATTTATACAACCATTTGAAAAAAAATAG
- a CDS encoding DUF1657 domain-containing protein: protein MTVASKVKQTLANLKGIKSTMQLYFIQTEDKNAKAIYEEAIKKLKPYLLH from the coding sequence TTGACAGTAGCTTCAAAAGTAAAACAGACTTTAGCTAATTTAAAGGGAATTAAAAGTACTATGCAGTTGTATTTTATACAAACAGAAGATAAAAATGCTAAAGCTATATATGAAGAAGCTATTAAAAAGCTAAAGCCATATTTATTACATTAG
- the spoVAC gene encoding stage V sporulation protein AC, producing MSSKKNKKLTPIQQEYQKFAKMREPKRKVFRNTLRAFIAGGIICTIGQALQLLFIKYFDFTETTAGNPATAVLIMTTVLLTGLGVYDKIAQWAGAGTIIPVTGFANTIASSAIEHRSEGYVLGVGGNMFKIAGPVITYGVFSAFVVALIKITIKWLGGI from the coding sequence ATGTCTAGTAAAAAAAATAAAAAACTAACACCTATACAACAGGAATATCAGAAGTTTGCGAAAATGAGAGAACCAAAGAGAAAAGTTTTTCGAAATACTTTAAGAGCATTTATTGCTGGTGGAATTATTTGTACAATTGGACAGGCTCTTCAATTATTGTTTATCAAATATTTTGATTTTACAGAAACAACAGCAGGAAATCCAGCTACAGCAGTTTTGATTATGACTACAGTATTACTTACAGGCTTGGGGGTATATGATAAAATTGCCCAATGGGCTGGTGCTGGAACTATTATTCCAGTTACAGGCTTTGCCAATACAATAGCTTCTTCTGCTATTGAACACAGGAGTGAAGGCTATGTATTAGGAGTAGGAGGAAATATGTTCAAAATTGCAGGACCGGTGATAACTTATGGAGTCTTTTCAGCCTTTGTAGTGGCACTTATAAAAATTACAATAAAATGGTTAGGAGGAATATAG
- the spoVAD gene encoding stage V sporulation protein AD, with product MLKGHQTWVFSSKPVILSSAAVGGPFEAQGNLADDFDILHDDLWLGQDSFEKAEKKMLEQACEKAIEKAGKKKEDMGFFISGDLMNQIISSSFTARTLGVPYLGIFGACSSSMEGLSLASLLIDSNCAEYVIAGACSHNASAEKQFRYPTEYGSQKPPTAQWTVTGAGAAVLGKSGEGPKVVSATIGRVIDMGISDPFNMGAAMAPAAVDTIEAHFRDLDIEPNYYDLIATGDLGAVGHRIAGDLLIKNGMKIPTEIFTDCGLLIYKEEQKVMAGGSGCGCSAVVTYGHFLNRLRKGDLKRILIVATGALMSPMSYQQKESIPCIAHAVSIEI from the coding sequence ATGCTTAAAGGACATCAGACATGGGTATTTTCTTCCAAACCTGTCATATTATCATCTGCTGCTGTTGGAGGACCATTTGAAGCACAAGGAAATTTAGCAGATGATTTTGACATCCTTCATGATGATTTGTGGTTAGGACAAGATAGCTTTGAAAAAGCAGAAAAAAAGATGCTAGAACAAGCTTGTGAAAAAGCTATTGAAAAAGCAGGAAAGAAAAAGGAAGATATGGGATTTTTCATTAGTGGAGATTTAATGAATCAAATAATATCAAGCAGTTTTACTGCACGTACCTTAGGAGTACCTTATTTAGGTATTTTTGGTGCATGTTCTAGTTCTATGGAAGGGTTATCTTTGGCATCTTTACTGATAGATAGCAATTGTGCAGAATATGTTATAGCAGGAGCGTGCAGTCATAATGCATCAGCTGAAAAGCAGTTTAGATATCCAACAGAGTATGGTTCACAAAAGCCTCCTACAGCTCAGTGGACTGTAACAGGAGCAGGTGCAGCAGTATTAGGGAAAAGTGGAGAAGGACCGAAGGTTGTTTCAGCTACAATTGGAAGGGTGATAGATATGGGAATATCTGATCCTTTTAACATGGGAGCTGCTATGGCTCCAGCAGCTGTTGACACTATCGAAGCTCATTTTAGAGATTTAGATATTGAACCAAATTATTATGATTTGATTGCTACAGGAGACCTCGGAGCGGTTGGACATAGGATTGCTGGAGATTTACTCATAAAAAATGGAATGAAAATTCCAACTGAAATTTTTACAGACTGTGGATTGTTGATCTATAAGGAAGAACAGAAGGTTATGGCAGGAGGTAGTGGCTGTGGATGTTCTGCAGTAGTTACTTATGGACATTTTTTAAATAGATTAAGAAAAGGGGATTTAAAAAGAATTTTGATTGTAGCAACGGGTGCTTTGATGTCTCCTATGTCTTATCAGCAAAAAGAGAGCATTCCTTGTATTGCTCATGCTGTATCTATTGAGATATAG
- the spoVAE gene encoding stage V sporulation protein AE, translated as MEKFIWAFIVGGGICVIGQIMLDVFKLTPAHTTSTLVVVGAILGGLGLYDPLIKFAGAGASVPICSFGNALVKGALMEAKRNGVIGVLTGIFEVTSAGISAAIIFGFLGALIFKPKG; from the coding sequence TTGGAAAAATTTATTTGGGCTTTTATTGTGGGAGGAGGAATATGTGTAATTGGACAAATTATGCTAGATGTATTTAAGCTTACGCCTGCCCATACGACAAGCACTTTAGTTGTGGTAGGAGCAATACTTGGAGGACTTGGGCTTTATGATCCACTTATAAAATTTGCAGGAGCAGGAGCTTCTGTACCTATATGCAGCTTTGGCAATGCTCTTGTAAAGGGTGCTTTGATGGAAGCAAAGAGAAATGGGGTTATTGGAGTACTTACAGGAATATTTGAAGTAACGAGTGCAGGTATTTCTGCTGCGATTATTTTTGGGTTTTTAGGGGCTTTGATTTTTAAACCAAAAGGATAA
- a CDS encoding pyruvate carboxylase: MKKFKRVLVANRGEIAIRIFRACSELGIRTVAIYSDEDKNSLFRTKADESYLIGKNKGPVEAYLNMEEIIKIALKKGVDAIHPGYGFLSENTEFARRCQEAGIEFIGPTHEMMDQLGDKIKSKLVANRVGVPTIPGVEKPVTNDEEAVEFARYCGYPVILKAAAGGGGRGMRIVRDEKELLTEFRSAKNEAKKAFGIDDIFIEKYLEKPKHIEVQILGDKYGNIVHLYERDCSIQRRHQKVIEFTPALSISEEQRQKICNDALKIAKAVNYQNAGTVEFLVDMHGNHYFIEMNPRIQVEHTVTEMVTGIDIVQSQILIAQGYSLDSKEIGIQSQTDIVPRGYAIQCRVTTEDPLNNFAPDTGKIDIYRTGSGFGLRLDGGNGFTGAIISPYYDSLLVKVTSWSKSFEDAIRKVHRAIREIKVRGVKTNIPFLVNVLNHEAFKKGQCDTGFISDNPELFEISPKEDKELKVLKFIGEKVVNETKGNKIEFDVPVVPRVNMPKDLRGTKQLLEEKGPKGVVAWIKNQKKLLLTDTTMRDAHQSLMATRMRTKDMKKIAKATSVLAKDLFSLEMWGGATFDVAYRFLKESPWERLEVLRKKIPNILFQMLIRGSNGVGYKNYPDNVIREFIKESANSGIDVFRIFDSLNWLKGMEVAIDEVLKSGKIAESCICYTGDILDESRDKYTLDYYVKMAKEIEKMGAHILGIKDMSALLKPHSAYKLIKALKDEISIPIHLHTHDTSGNGVATILMAAQAGVDIVDTAFNSMAGLTSQPALNSVVAALENTTRDTGLVLDDLQKIADYWSDVRPVYSQFESDLKSGTAEIYKYEIPGGQYSNLKPQVESFGLGHRFNEVKEMYKTVNEMLGDIVKVTPSSKAVGDMAIFMVQNDLTPENIYEKAADMAFPDSVVAYFKGMMGQPMGGFPEKLQKLVLKGEKPITCRPGELLPPEDFDKIEKDLKEKFDIEPTKKEILSYALYPKVFEEYLKYIKEYGDFTKMGSDIYFHGLSEGETCQVEIAEGKVLVIKLLEIGRLDEEGNRTVTFEVNDSTRAIKIYDKTNGETKKIDNFKQKADPNNPLEIGASIPGKLIKVLVKEGEAVKENQIVAIVEAMKMETNITAPVKGVVESIIVKEGQQVESGELLIKLSE; this comes from the coding sequence ATGAAAAAGTTCAAAAGAGTTTTAGTGGCAAACAGAGGAGAGATTGCCATAAGGATATTCAGAGCTTGCAGTGAACTTGGAATAAGAACTGTAGCCATTTACTCTGATGAAGATAAAAACTCTCTTTTCCGAACAAAAGCAGATGAATCTTATCTAATAGGTAAAAATAAAGGGCCAGTGGAAGCTTATTTAAATATGGAAGAAATAATAAAAATTGCATTAAAAAAAGGTGTAGATGCAATCCATCCAGGATATGGATTTTTATCAGAAAACACAGAGTTTGCTAGAAGATGTCAAGAAGCAGGAATAGAATTTATTGGACCAACTCATGAAATGATGGATCAGCTAGGAGATAAGATAAAATCGAAATTAGTTGCAAATCGTGTAGGAGTACCAACTATACCGGGAGTAGAAAAGCCAGTAACAAATGATGAAGAAGCAGTTGAATTTGCAAGATACTGTGGATATCCAGTAATCCTTAAAGCTGCTGCTGGTGGTGGCGGAAGAGGCATGAGGATTGTAAGAGACGAAAAAGAGCTCTTAACAGAATTTCGTAGTGCAAAAAACGAAGCAAAAAAAGCATTTGGAATTGATGATATTTTTATTGAAAAATATCTTGAAAAGCCAAAGCATATAGAAGTACAAATATTAGGAGATAAATATGGAAATATCGTACATTTATATGAAAGAGATTGTTCAATTCAAAGAAGGCATCAAAAAGTAATTGAGTTTACACCTGCTCTTTCTATATCAGAGGAGCAAAGACAAAAAATATGTAATGATGCATTAAAGATTGCAAAAGCTGTAAATTACCAAAATGCAGGAACTGTTGAATTTTTAGTAGATATGCATGGAAATCATTATTTTATTGAAATGAATCCTAGAATTCAGGTGGAGCATACGGTAACAGAGATGGTAACAGGAATAGATATTGTGCAGAGTCAGATTTTAATTGCACAAGGATATTCACTAGATTCGAAAGAAATTGGTATTCAATCACAAACAGATATAGTTCCTCGCGGATATGCTATTCAGTGTAGAGTAACAACAGAAGATCCATTGAACAACTTTGCACCCGATACAGGAAAGATTGATATTTATCGAACAGGTTCAGGCTTTGGTTTAAGACTAGATGGAGGAAATGGATTTACAGGAGCTATTATAAGTCCTTATTATGACAGCCTTTTGGTAAAGGTTACTTCATGGTCTAAAAGCTTTGAAGATGCTATAAGAAAAGTTCATAGAGCGATCAGGGAGATTAAGGTTAGAGGAGTAAAAACAAATATTCCATTTCTTGTAAATGTATTAAATCATGAAGCATTTAAAAAAGGTCAATGTGATACAGGATTTATTTCTGATAATCCAGAGCTTTTTGAGATTTCTCCAAAAGAAGATAAAGAGCTTAAAGTACTTAAATTCATAGGAGAAAAGGTAGTAAATGAAACAAAAGGAAATAAGATAGAATTTGATGTTCCTGTTGTACCGAGGGTTAATATGCCAAAGGATTTAAGAGGAACGAAGCAGCTCTTAGAAGAGAAGGGACCAAAGGGTGTTGTAGCATGGATTAAAAATCAAAAAAAATTATTATTAACAGATACAACTATGAGAGATGCTCATCAATCTCTTATGGCAACAAGAATGAGAACAAAGGATATGAAAAAAATCGCAAAAGCTACTTCTGTTTTAGCAAAAGATTTATTTTCCTTAGAAATGTGGGGAGGAGCAACCTTTGATGTAGCTTATAGATTTTTAAAAGAATCACCTTGGGAGAGATTGGAAGTCCTTCGCAAAAAGATACCAAATATATTGTTTCAAATGCTTATTAGAGGGTCGAATGGAGTAGGATATAAAAACTACCCAGATAATGTTATAAGAGAATTTATCAAAGAATCTGCAAATAGTGGGATTGATGTATTTAGGATATTTGACTCATTAAACTGGCTAAAGGGTATGGAAGTGGCAATAGATGAAGTATTAAAGAGCGGCAAAATTGCCGAAAGCTGTATTTGTTATACAGGAGATATTTTGGATGAAAGTCGAGATAAGTATACATTAGATTATTATGTAAAAATGGCTAAAGAAATAGAAAAAATGGGTGCTCATATATTAGGAATAAAAGACATGTCAGCACTCCTTAAGCCACATTCAGCTTATAAGCTTATTAAGGCACTAAAAGATGAAATTAGTATTCCAATTCATCTGCATACCCATGATACAAGCGGAAATGGTGTTGCAACAATTCTAATGGCAGCACAAGCAGGTGTTGACATTGTAGACACAGCCTTTAATAGTATGGCAGGACTTACGAGTCAACCTGCATTGAATTCAGTTGTTGCAGCTCTTGAGAATACTACTAGAGATACAGGATTAGTTCTTGATGATTTACAAAAAATTGCTGATTATTGGTCAGATGTAAGACCTGTTTATAGTCAGTTTGAATCAGATTTAAAATCAGGAACAGCAGAAATTTACAAGTATGAAATTCCTGGAGGTCAATACTCTAACCTAAAGCCTCAAGTAGAAAGCTTTGGACTAGGTCATAGATTTAATGAAGTAAAAGAAATGTATAAAACAGTAAATGAAATGTTAGGAGATATTGTGAAAGTTACACCATCTTCTAAAGCAGTAGGAGATATGGCTATTTTTATGGTTCAAAATGATTTGACACCTGAAAATATTTATGAAAAGGCAGCAGACATGGCATTTCCGGATTCTGTGGTTGCATACTTTAAGGGAATGATGGGGCAACCTATGGGAGGATTTCCAGAAAAGCTTCAAAAGCTGGTATTAAAGGGAGAGAAACCTATTACTTGTAGACCGGGAGAACTTCTTCCACCTGAAGATTTTGATAAAATAGAAAAGGATTTAAAAGAAAAGTTTGATATAGAGCCTACAAAGAAAGAAATATTAAGCTATGCATTGTATCCAAAGGTATTTGAAGAGTATTTAAAATATATAAAAGAATATGGAGATTTTACTAAGATGGGCAGTGATATTTACTTCCACGGATTAAGTGAAGGAGAAACCTGCCAAGTAGAAATAGCTGAAGGAAAGGTGTTAGTCATTAAGCTTTTAGAAATCGGCAGATTAGATGAAGAAGGAAATAGAACTGTAACCTTTGAAGTAAATGACAGCACAAGAGCTATAAAAATTTATGACAAAACTAATGGAGAAACAAAGAAAATAGACAATTTTAAACAAAAAGCAGATCCAAATAATCCGCTAGAGATAGGAGCTAGTATCCCAGGTAAACTTATAAAGGTTCTCGTGAAAGAAGGGGAAGCTGTAAAGGAAAATCAAATCGTTGCAATCGTAGAAGCAATGAAGATGGAAACAAATATTACAGCTCCAGTAAAAGGGGTAGTAGAGTCTATTATTGTTAAGGAAGGTCAGCAGGTAGAGTCAGGAGAATTATTGATAAAATTAAGTGAATAG
- a CDS encoding flavocytochrome c: MHKQTKEILSFLIIGLVLVVFVIGYRYMKDHPTVNLEGKYIGESMGKRGKVKVAVSIEDGKITNIEILENKESKMAKNVFKFIAEKVIKNNSLSVDSVTGATKSSKDIKNAIADAVKKSGIPLVALTNSSQNKNIEDVHTDIVVVGGGGAGLTAAIEAKENGADVLLVEKLPILGGNTKFATGGLNASGTRFQKLKNINDTPEKFIEDTLKGGKYINDKNLVRILANESSKIVEWLTKYGMDLSDVGRLGGSSVDRAHRPKGGYAVGEQLFDTLEKTAKDLGVDIRIATKATKILYDGEKVTGISVKTLDGESYNIYAKSVILATGGFGANQDLVKKYRSDLKGFGTTNSPGATGDAIELLKDLNVAFVDMKEIQIHPTVIPNDNHLITEAVRGNGAILVNKLGKRFVNELATRDVVSQAELNQRNHVSFLIFDENIRKSLKAIEKYSNEGLLTQAKSLKELATALHINANELQKTIEKYNSFVSNGKDEDFGRESMKFKIEKPNFYGIQVAPAVHYTMGGIKINEKAEVINIDGQIIKGLFAAGEVTGGIHGANRLGGNSLTDIIVFGKIAGDSACKNLK, translated from the coding sequence TTGCATAAACAAACAAAAGAAATCCTAAGTTTTTTGATTATAGGACTAGTTCTTGTTGTATTTGTTATAGGCTATAGATATATGAAGGATCATCCTACTGTAAATTTAGAAGGAAAATATATTGGAGAGTCCATGGGAAAAAGAGGAAAAGTAAAAGTAGCTGTATCCATAGAAGATGGAAAAATAACTAATATTGAAATATTAGAAAACAAAGAATCTAAAATGGCAAAAAATGTTTTTAAGTTTATTGCTGAAAAAGTAATAAAAAACAACAGCTTGTCTGTAGACAGTGTAACTGGCGCTACAAAAAGCAGTAAGGATATAAAAAACGCCATTGCTGATGCTGTAAAAAAATCTGGTATCCCTCTAGTAGCTTTAACAAATAGTTCTCAAAATAAAAATATCGAAGATGTTCATACAGATATTGTTGTCGTAGGAGGAGGCGGAGCAGGTCTTACAGCTGCTATAGAAGCTAAAGAAAATGGTGCAGATGTTCTATTAGTAGAAAAACTGCCTATCCTCGGAGGCAATACAAAATTTGCTACAGGAGGACTAAATGCATCAGGAACAAGATTTCAAAAATTAAAAAACATAAATGATACTCCTGAAAAGTTTATAGAAGATACATTAAAGGGAGGAAAATATATAAATGATAAAAATTTAGTGAGGATATTAGCTAATGAATCTTCTAAAATAGTAGAATGGTTGACAAAATATGGAATGGATCTATCTGATGTAGGAAGATTAGGTGGTTCTAGTGTAGATCGTGCCCATAGGCCAAAGGGAGGATATGCTGTAGGAGAGCAATTATTTGATACTTTAGAAAAAACAGCAAAAGATTTGGGTGTTGATATAAGAATTGCTACAAAAGCTACTAAAATATTATATGATGGTGAAAAGGTCACAGGTATTAGTGTAAAAACATTAGACGGAGAATCTTATAATATTTATGCCAAGTCAGTAATCTTAGCAACAGGAGGATTTGGAGCTAATCAAGATTTGGTTAAAAAATACAGAAGTGATTTGAAAGGCTTTGGTACAACTAACAGTCCAGGTGCTACAGGAGATGCTATTGAACTCCTTAAAGATTTAAATGTTGCTTTTGTTGATATGAAAGAAATTCAAATCCATCCAACAGTTATCCCTAATGATAATCATCTGATCACAGAAGCCGTAAGAGGTAATGGAGCTATTCTAGTAAATAAACTAGGAAAAAGATTTGTCAACGAACTAGCAACACGAGATGTAGTTTCTCAAGCAGAATTGAATCAAAGAAATCATGTAAGCTTTCTCATATTTGATGAAAATATAAGAAAAAGCTTAAAGGCAATAGAAAAATACTCTAATGAAGGACTATTAACGCAAGCTAAATCTTTAAAGGAATTGGCTACAGCTTTGCATATAAACGCAAATGAATTACAAAAAACTATTGAAAAATACAACAGCTTTGTCTCTAATGGAAAAGATGAAGATTTTGGTAGAGAATCTATGAAATTTAAAATTGAAAAACCTAATTTTTATGGTATTCAAGTTGCACCTGCTGTTCACTATACAATGGGCGGTATAAAAATTAATGAAAAAGCTGAAGTTATAAATATAGATGGCCAAATAATCAAAGGATTATTTGCAGCTGGAGAAGTAACTGGAGGTATTCATGGCGCAAACCGACTAGGGGGTAACTCATTAACAGACATCATTGTATTTGGCAAAATTGCTGGAGATAGTGCTTGTAAAAATTTGAAATAA